The Ciconia boyciana chromosome 2, ASM3463844v1, whole genome shotgun sequence genome has a segment encoding these proteins:
- the RECQL4 gene encoding ATP-dependent DNA helicase Q4 isoform X2, translating into MERQREVKALLKRWEAAFLRERRRKPSQADIEAAPEDTRRLYKEYKMLKQRSKESDPARLSPSCRPAAQETPTAEQVPDSGCWGTHLNRQPKNPELSRCGRAVPKASAQYYGMKLKSNLGAAGKETPLTPRRTLTPRRTPVVPKLQTNSESGEKAASPAPAEASQSEGGEPGDLLLPLSVSGLAPIVLAAGLKPPPPPQPPNKFQQLKRTVAQRLSSLDPAWLQRCQGTPGDEGTMPGAAREGEQGEVGWAPPEQEGGGGGPSVGDPGRKRPHGDGGDGAAAPAKLRRCRRGSAEEEFGAAGRLKQSEEEEHMAAQKESEKVSDPSENLLGELEEEEKKPRSTRRAVAARAPPQGGGNFVRLNLKKKSHVRGHALRGNRLRKQVWKQKWQKKAERFGGGGGSVDRSSDVCFRCGGTGHWASACRGRVEKGLASHLETAAGSLPEESGYADEEEEAPLPTLEEVARRTNTICRELSGSGGSDGERSEKILEATPYLDVRRPEYEPPAPPAPMEPLYGPGPEGKVRETPEEVFEALKTLGYSSFRPGQEVAIMRILSGLSTLVVLSTGMGKSLCYQLPAYLYHKRSKCITLVVSPLVSLMDDQVSGLPPCLKAVCIHSNMTKAQREAVMEKVRQGEVQVLLLSPEALVGGSGSGSCCLPSADRLPPVAFACIDEAHCVSEWSHNFRPCYLRLCQVLRDRLGVRCFLGLTATATLATARDVAQHLGIPAEEGIAVRSTVVPPNLHLSVSMDRDRDQALISLLRGERFGCLDSIIVYCTRREETARIAALIRTCLQGTLLKEPAGAGEPGQDAAKRKKAKAKKSVRRPLKWIADAYHAGLSATERRRVQNSFMSGQLRVVVATVAFGMGLDKSDVRGVVHYNMPKNFESYVQEIGRAGRDGEPAHCHLFLDPEGGDLHELRRHIYGDTVDFFTVKKLVQKVFSPCKCLELHQKHQDVVRDGEVEDAEIAELLEEEEDGGVTRQSGQRVCYKHERAIPVQQTVESLDIREEGIETLLCYLELHPQRWLDLLPPTYSSCRLLCYGGPRQLRAVARSSPPIAVFLARERLAGRDHGHASSLEFDVVSLSDSMGWEVALVKRALRQLQWDPRLRQDGRGKGKSGVLVEFGDPSFHLRAYGDLTDQELDSICDFLHQRVVAREKMALGQLRACFQAFQSVAFQTYGPHPADEEEERSSCLKALLGDYFEKEPAGEQAERGCEEEEEEEDLGDAKLREWESQIRADIRHFLAIRQDEKFSGRAVARIFHGIGSPCFPAQIYGRDRRFWRKYLPFDFHRLARLATEEILAGR; encoded by the exons ATGGAGCGGCAGCGGGAGGTGAAGGCCCTGCTGAAGCGGTGGGAGGCGGCCTTCCTCCGGGAGCGGCGGAGGAAGCCCAGCCAG GCTGACATTGAGGCGGCTCCGGAGGACACCAGAC GGCTCTACAAGGAGTATAAGATGCTCAAGCAGCGGAGCAAGGAGTCGGATCCCGCCCGGCTCAGCCCGTCCTGCCGGCCGGCAGCCCAGGAGACCCCAACCGCGGAGCAG GTGCCAGACTCTGGTTGTTGGGGCACACACCTGAACCGGCAGCCGAAAAACCCCGAGCTGAGCCGCTGCGGCCGCGCCGTGCCGAAAGCCTCTGCGCAGTACTATGGGATGAAGCTGAAATCCaacctgggagctgctgggaag GAGACGCCCCTGACCCCGAGGAGGACCCTGACTCCCAGGAGGACCCCGGTCGTCCCCAAGCTTCAGACAAATTCGGAGAGCGGTGAAAAAGCCGCGTCCCCGGCACCGGCGGAGGCTTCGCAGAGCGAAGGAGGCGAGCCGGGAgatctcctccttcctctctcgGTGTCGGGGCTGGCCCCCATCGTCCTCGCTGCAGGGTTGaagccccccccgccgccacaGCCACCGAATAAATTCCAGCAGCTGAAGCGGACGGTGGCACAGAGACTGAGCTCGCTGGATCCCGCCTGGCTGCAGAGGTGCCAGGGGACACCCGGGGACGAAGGGACGATGCCGGGTGCTGCAcgggagggggagcagggagaggtcGGATGGGCCCCTCcggagcaggagggaggtggtgggggaCCGTCGGTGGGAGATCCTGGGAGGAAAAGGCCACACGGAGACGGTGGAGACGGCGCAGCGGCTCCTGCGAAGCTCAGGCGGTGCCGCCGAGGCTCGGCCGAGGAAGAGTTTGGCGCTGCCGGCAGGCTGAAGCAGAGCGAGGAGGAAGAGCACATGGCAGCTCAAAAGGAGAGCGAGAAGGTGTCGGATCCCTCGGAAAATCTCCTGGGGGagttggaggaggaggagaagaagccCAGATCCACCCGCAGAGCCGTCGCTGCCAG AGCACCTCCGCAGGGAGGCGGCAACTTCGTCAGGCTTAACCTGAAGAAGAAATCGCACGTCCGAGGTCACGCCCTGCGAGGAAATCGCCTTCGCAAGCAG GTGTGGAAGCAGAAGtggcagaagaaagcagagcgGTTCGGAGGAGGCGGCGGATCCGTCGACCGAAGCTCGGACGTCTGCTTCAGGTGCGGCGGGACGGGGCATTGGGCATCGGCGTGCCGGGGCCGAG TAGAGAAGGGACTTGCTTCTCACCTGGAGACGGCTGCCGGCTCGCTGCCGGAGGAGAGCGGCTACGCcgatgaagaggaggaggctcCCCTGCCCACGCTGGAAGAAGTGGCTCGCAGGACCAACACCATCTGCCGAGAGCTCTCCG GGAGCGGAGGCAGCGACGGGGAAAGATCCGAGAAGATTTTGGAGGCGACACCTTACCTGGATGTGCGGAGGCCGGAGTACGAGCCGCCCGCTCCCCCTGCGCCCATGGAGCCCCTCTACGGCCCCGGGCCAGAGGGGAAGGTGCGAG AGACCCCGGAGGAGGTGTTTGAGGCTCTGAAGACGTTGGGCTACAGCTCCTTCCGCCCGGGCCAGGAGGTGGCCATCATGAGGATCCTCTCAG GTCTGTCCACGCTGGTGGTGTTATCGACGGGGATGGGGAAGTCCCTCTGCTACCAGCTCCCCGCTTACCTCTACCACAAGCGTTCCAAGTGCATCACCTTGGTCGTCTCCCCTCTGGTATCCCTGATGGATGACCAG GTCTCGGGGCTGCCACCGTGCCTGAAGGCCGTCTGCATCCACTCCAACATGACCAAAGCCCAGCGGGAAGCGGTGATGGAGAAG GTGAGGCAGGGCGAGGTGCAGGTGTTGCTGCTGTCCCCTGAGGCCCTGGTTGGCGGAAGCGGATCGGGATCCTGCTGCCTACCCTCCGCCGATCGCCTGCCGCCCGTGGCCTTCGCCTGCATCGACGAAGCTCACTGCGTCTCCGAGTGGTCCCACAATTTCCGTCCCTGCTACCTGCGGCTCTGCCAG GTTCTCCGGGATCGCCTGGGCGTGCGCTGTTTCCTGGGGCTGACGGCGACCGCCACCCTGGCCACGGCACGGGACGTGGCCCAACACCTCGGCATCCCGGCGGAGGAAGGGATAGCCGTGCGCTCCACCGTCGTGCCCCCAAACCTGCACCTCTCCGTCTCcatggacagggacagggatcaG GCCCTCATCTCCCTCCTGCGGGGCGAGCGTTTCGGCTGCCTGGACTCCATCATCGTCTACTGCACGCGGCGGGAGGAGACGGCTCGCATCGCGGCGCTCATCCGGACCTGCCTCCAAGGAACGCTGCTCAAGGAGCCCGCCGGAgccggggagccggggcaggacgctgccaaaaggaagaaagcGAAGG CAAAGAAGAGCGTCCGTCGCCCGCTGAAGTGGATTGCGGACGCTTACCACGCCGGCCTATCCGCTACCGAACGCCGCCGAGTCCAGAACAGCTTCATGAGCGGCCAACTCCGCGTGGTGGTGGCCACGGTGGCTTTCGGCATGGGGCTGGATAAATCGGACGTCCGCGGCGTCGTGCATTACAACATGCCCAAGAATTTTGAGAGTTACGTCCAGGAGATCGGCCGGGCAGGGCGAGACGGTGAACCGGCTCACTGCCATCTCTTCTTGGACCCGGAG GGCGGGGATCTCCACGAGCTGCGGCGCCACATTTACGGCGACACGGTGGATTTTTTCACCGTCAAGAAGCTGGTGCAGAAGGTTTTCTCTCCCTGCAAGTGCCTGGAGCTGCACCAGAAACACCAGGACGTCGTCCGG GACGGGGAGGTGGAAGACGCCGAAATAGCCGAGctcttggaggaggaggaagatggcGGCGTGACGAGGCAGAGCGGGCAGCGGGTGTGCTACAAGCACGAGCGAGCCATCCCCGTCCAACAAACCGTGGAGTCCCTGGACATACGGGAGGAAG GCATCGAGACCCTCCTGTGCTACCTGGAGCTTCACCCACAGCGCTGGCTGGACCTGCTGCCTCCCACCTACTCCTCCTGCCGGCTGCTGTGCTACGGGGGCCCCCGGCAGCTGCGGGCTGTGGCGCGGAG CTCTCCCCCCATCGCCGTCTTCCTGGCCCGGGAGCGCCTGGCAGGGAGGGACCACGGCCACGCCAGCTCCCTGGAGTTCGATGTGGTCTCACTGAGCGATTCCATGGGTTGGGAGGTGGCGCTGGTGAAACGCGCCCTGCGCCAGCTCCAGTGGGATCCGCGCCTGCGGCAAG ATGGCCGCGGCAAGGGGAAAAGCGGGGTCCTGGTGGAGTTTGGAGACCCGTCCTTCCACCTACGCGCCTACGGTGACCTCACCGACCAGGAGCTGGACTCCATCTGCGACTTCCTCCACCAAAGGGTGGTGGCCAGGGAGAAGATGGCTCTTGGCCAGCTCCGCGCCTGCTTCCAGGCCTTCCAGAG CGTGGCCTTCCAGACGTACGGCCCTCACCCTgcggatgaggaggaggagaggagctccTGCCTGAAGGCTCTGCTCGGCGACTACTTCGAGAAGGAGCCCGCTGGCGAGCAGGCTGAGCGTGgctgcgaggaggaggaagaagaggaagatcTCGGCGATGCCAAA CTACGGGAGTGGGAGAGCCAGATCCGTGCCGACATCCGCCATTTCCTCGCCATCCGCCAGGACGAGAAGTTCTCCGGCAGAGCCGTCGCCAGGATATTTCACGGCATCG gcagcccctgtTTCCCTGCCCAGATCTACGGCCGCGATCGCCGATTCTGGCGGAAATATCTCCCCTTCGACTTCCACCGCCTCGCCCGCCTGGCCACCGAGGAGATCCTGGCCGGCAGGTGA
- the RECQL4 gene encoding ATP-dependent DNA helicase Q4 isoform X1 codes for MERQREVKALLKRWEAAFLRERRRKPSQADIEAAPEDTRRLYKEYKMLKQRSKESDPARLSPSCRPAAQETPTAEQVPDSGCWGTHLNRQPKNPELSRCGRAVPKASAQYYGMKLKSNLGAAGKETPLTPRRTLTPRRTPVVPKLQTNSESGEKAASPAPAEASQSEGGEPGDLLLPLSVSGLAPIVLAAGLKPPPPPQPPNKFQQLKRTVAQRLSSLDPAWLQRCQGTPGDEGTMPGAAREGEQGEVGWAPPEQEGGGGGPSVGDPGRKRPHGDGGDGAAAPAKLRRCRRGSAEEEFGAAGRLKQSEEEEHMAAQKESEKVSDPSENLLGELEEEEKKPRSTRRAVAARAPPQGGGNFVRLNLKKKSHVRGHALRGNRLRKQVWKQKWQKKAERFGGGGGSVDRSSDVCFRCGGTGHWASACRGRVEKGLASHLETAAGSLPEESGYADEEEEAPLPTLEEVARRTNTICRELSGSGGSDGERSEKILEATPYLDVRRPEYEPPAPPAPMEPLYGPGPEGKVRETPEEVFEALKTLGYSSFRPGQEVAIMRILSGLSTLVVLSTGMGKSLCYQLPAYLYHKRSKCITLVVSPLVSLMDDQVSGLPPCLKAVCIHSNMTKAQREAVMEKVRQGEVQVLLLSPEALVGGSGSGSCCLPSADRLPPVAFACIDEAHCVSEWSHNFRPCYLRLCQVLRDRLGVRCFLGLTATATLATARDVAQHLGIPAEEGIAVRSTVVPPNLHLSVSMDRDRDQALISLLRGERFGCLDSIIVYCTRREETARIAALIRTCLQGTLLKEPAGAGEPGQDAAKRKKAKAKKSVRRPLKWIADAYHAGLSATERRRVQNSFMSGQLRVVVATVAFGMGLDKSDVRGVVHYNMPKNFESYVQEIGRAGRDGEPAHCHLFLDPEGGDLHELRRHIYGDTVDFFTVKKLVQKVFSPCKCLELHQKHQDVVRDGEVEDAEIAELLEEEEDGGVTRQSGQRVCYKHERAIPVQQTVESLDIREEGIETLLCYLELHPQRWLDLLPPTYSSCRLLCYGGPRQLRAVARSSPPIAVFLARERLAGRDHGHASSLEFDVVSLSDSMGWEVALVKRALRQLQWDPRLRQDGRGKGKSGVLVEFGDPSFHLRAYGDLTDQELDSICDFLHQRVVAREKMALGQLRACFQAFQSLGPLLVLGRAEVDTAVRSVAFQTYGPHPADEEEERSSCLKALLGDYFEKEPAGEQAERGCEEEEEEEDLGDAKLREWESQIRADIRHFLAIRQDEKFSGRAVARIFHGIGSPCFPAQIYGRDRRFWRKYLPFDFHRLARLATEEILAGR; via the exons ATGGAGCGGCAGCGGGAGGTGAAGGCCCTGCTGAAGCGGTGGGAGGCGGCCTTCCTCCGGGAGCGGCGGAGGAAGCCCAGCCAG GCTGACATTGAGGCGGCTCCGGAGGACACCAGAC GGCTCTACAAGGAGTATAAGATGCTCAAGCAGCGGAGCAAGGAGTCGGATCCCGCCCGGCTCAGCCCGTCCTGCCGGCCGGCAGCCCAGGAGACCCCAACCGCGGAGCAG GTGCCAGACTCTGGTTGTTGGGGCACACACCTGAACCGGCAGCCGAAAAACCCCGAGCTGAGCCGCTGCGGCCGCGCCGTGCCGAAAGCCTCTGCGCAGTACTATGGGATGAAGCTGAAATCCaacctgggagctgctgggaag GAGACGCCCCTGACCCCGAGGAGGACCCTGACTCCCAGGAGGACCCCGGTCGTCCCCAAGCTTCAGACAAATTCGGAGAGCGGTGAAAAAGCCGCGTCCCCGGCACCGGCGGAGGCTTCGCAGAGCGAAGGAGGCGAGCCGGGAgatctcctccttcctctctcgGTGTCGGGGCTGGCCCCCATCGTCCTCGCTGCAGGGTTGaagccccccccgccgccacaGCCACCGAATAAATTCCAGCAGCTGAAGCGGACGGTGGCACAGAGACTGAGCTCGCTGGATCCCGCCTGGCTGCAGAGGTGCCAGGGGACACCCGGGGACGAAGGGACGATGCCGGGTGCTGCAcgggagggggagcagggagaggtcGGATGGGCCCCTCcggagcaggagggaggtggtgggggaCCGTCGGTGGGAGATCCTGGGAGGAAAAGGCCACACGGAGACGGTGGAGACGGCGCAGCGGCTCCTGCGAAGCTCAGGCGGTGCCGCCGAGGCTCGGCCGAGGAAGAGTTTGGCGCTGCCGGCAGGCTGAAGCAGAGCGAGGAGGAAGAGCACATGGCAGCTCAAAAGGAGAGCGAGAAGGTGTCGGATCCCTCGGAAAATCTCCTGGGGGagttggaggaggaggagaagaagccCAGATCCACCCGCAGAGCCGTCGCTGCCAG AGCACCTCCGCAGGGAGGCGGCAACTTCGTCAGGCTTAACCTGAAGAAGAAATCGCACGTCCGAGGTCACGCCCTGCGAGGAAATCGCCTTCGCAAGCAG GTGTGGAAGCAGAAGtggcagaagaaagcagagcgGTTCGGAGGAGGCGGCGGATCCGTCGACCGAAGCTCGGACGTCTGCTTCAGGTGCGGCGGGACGGGGCATTGGGCATCGGCGTGCCGGGGCCGAG TAGAGAAGGGACTTGCTTCTCACCTGGAGACGGCTGCCGGCTCGCTGCCGGAGGAGAGCGGCTACGCcgatgaagaggaggaggctcCCCTGCCCACGCTGGAAGAAGTGGCTCGCAGGACCAACACCATCTGCCGAGAGCTCTCCG GGAGCGGAGGCAGCGACGGGGAAAGATCCGAGAAGATTTTGGAGGCGACACCTTACCTGGATGTGCGGAGGCCGGAGTACGAGCCGCCCGCTCCCCCTGCGCCCATGGAGCCCCTCTACGGCCCCGGGCCAGAGGGGAAGGTGCGAG AGACCCCGGAGGAGGTGTTTGAGGCTCTGAAGACGTTGGGCTACAGCTCCTTCCGCCCGGGCCAGGAGGTGGCCATCATGAGGATCCTCTCAG GTCTGTCCACGCTGGTGGTGTTATCGACGGGGATGGGGAAGTCCCTCTGCTACCAGCTCCCCGCTTACCTCTACCACAAGCGTTCCAAGTGCATCACCTTGGTCGTCTCCCCTCTGGTATCCCTGATGGATGACCAG GTCTCGGGGCTGCCACCGTGCCTGAAGGCCGTCTGCATCCACTCCAACATGACCAAAGCCCAGCGGGAAGCGGTGATGGAGAAG GTGAGGCAGGGCGAGGTGCAGGTGTTGCTGCTGTCCCCTGAGGCCCTGGTTGGCGGAAGCGGATCGGGATCCTGCTGCCTACCCTCCGCCGATCGCCTGCCGCCCGTGGCCTTCGCCTGCATCGACGAAGCTCACTGCGTCTCCGAGTGGTCCCACAATTTCCGTCCCTGCTACCTGCGGCTCTGCCAG GTTCTCCGGGATCGCCTGGGCGTGCGCTGTTTCCTGGGGCTGACGGCGACCGCCACCCTGGCCACGGCACGGGACGTGGCCCAACACCTCGGCATCCCGGCGGAGGAAGGGATAGCCGTGCGCTCCACCGTCGTGCCCCCAAACCTGCACCTCTCCGTCTCcatggacagggacagggatcaG GCCCTCATCTCCCTCCTGCGGGGCGAGCGTTTCGGCTGCCTGGACTCCATCATCGTCTACTGCACGCGGCGGGAGGAGACGGCTCGCATCGCGGCGCTCATCCGGACCTGCCTCCAAGGAACGCTGCTCAAGGAGCCCGCCGGAgccggggagccggggcaggacgctgccaaaaggaagaaagcGAAGG CAAAGAAGAGCGTCCGTCGCCCGCTGAAGTGGATTGCGGACGCTTACCACGCCGGCCTATCCGCTACCGAACGCCGCCGAGTCCAGAACAGCTTCATGAGCGGCCAACTCCGCGTGGTGGTGGCCACGGTGGCTTTCGGCATGGGGCTGGATAAATCGGACGTCCGCGGCGTCGTGCATTACAACATGCCCAAGAATTTTGAGAGTTACGTCCAGGAGATCGGCCGGGCAGGGCGAGACGGTGAACCGGCTCACTGCCATCTCTTCTTGGACCCGGAG GGCGGGGATCTCCACGAGCTGCGGCGCCACATTTACGGCGACACGGTGGATTTTTTCACCGTCAAGAAGCTGGTGCAGAAGGTTTTCTCTCCCTGCAAGTGCCTGGAGCTGCACCAGAAACACCAGGACGTCGTCCGG GACGGGGAGGTGGAAGACGCCGAAATAGCCGAGctcttggaggaggaggaagatggcGGCGTGACGAGGCAGAGCGGGCAGCGGGTGTGCTACAAGCACGAGCGAGCCATCCCCGTCCAACAAACCGTGGAGTCCCTGGACATACGGGAGGAAG GCATCGAGACCCTCCTGTGCTACCTGGAGCTTCACCCACAGCGCTGGCTGGACCTGCTGCCTCCCACCTACTCCTCCTGCCGGCTGCTGTGCTACGGGGGCCCCCGGCAGCTGCGGGCTGTGGCGCGGAG CTCTCCCCCCATCGCCGTCTTCCTGGCCCGGGAGCGCCTGGCAGGGAGGGACCACGGCCACGCCAGCTCCCTGGAGTTCGATGTGGTCTCACTGAGCGATTCCATGGGTTGGGAGGTGGCGCTGGTGAAACGCGCCCTGCGCCAGCTCCAGTGGGATCCGCGCCTGCGGCAAG ATGGCCGCGGCAAGGGGAAAAGCGGGGTCCTGGTGGAGTTTGGAGACCCGTCCTTCCACCTACGCGCCTACGGTGACCTCACCGACCAGGAGCTGGACTCCATCTGCGACTTCCTCCACCAAAGGGTGGTGGCCAGGGAGAAGATGGCTCTTGGCCAGCTCCGCGCCTGCTTCCAGGCCTTCCAGAG TCTGGGGCCCCTTTTGGTACTGGGGAGGGCGGAGGTTGACACCGCGGTGCGCAGCGTGGCCTTCCAGACGTACGGCCCTCACCCTgcggatgaggaggaggagaggagctccTGCCTGAAGGCTCTGCTCGGCGACTACTTCGAGAAGGAGCCCGCTGGCGAGCAGGCTGAGCGTGgctgcgaggaggaggaagaagaggaagatcTCGGCGATGCCAAA CTACGGGAGTGGGAGAGCCAGATCCGTGCCGACATCCGCCATTTCCTCGCCATCCGCCAGGACGAGAAGTTCTCCGGCAGAGCCGTCGCCAGGATATTTCACGGCATCG gcagcccctgtTTCCCTGCCCAGATCTACGGCCGCGATCGCCGATTCTGGCGGAAATATCTCCCCTTCGACTTCCACCGCCTCGCCCGCCTGGCCACCGAGGAGATCCTGGCCGGCAGGTGA